One stretch of Chryseobacterium scophthalmum DNA includes these proteins:
- a CDS encoding putative quinol monooxygenase → MKIYLTAIIKAKEEHRTEVLVVLQNMVTETRKEEANELYTLHQGIEDKNHFVFYEIWKSKEGLKQHNEQPYIKAFGDLVDEKLQEKPQIYLTEII, encoded by the coding sequence ATGAAAATCTATCTTACCGCAATAATAAAAGCAAAAGAAGAGCACAGAACCGAAGTTTTGGTAGTTCTTCAAAATATGGTAACAGAAACCAGAAAAGAAGAAGCCAACGAATTATATACGCTTCATCAAGGAATTGAAGATAAAAATCATTTTGTTTTCTACGAAATATGGAAAAGCAAAGAAGGATTGAAACAGCATAATGAGCAACCTTACATTAAAGCCTTTGGAGATTTGGTTGATGAAAAGTTGCAGGAAAAACCACAGATTTATTTAACCGAAATTATTTAA
- a CDS encoding type 1 glutamine amidotransferase domain-containing protein — protein sequence MKKLALLILALFTVGFVQSQTKKSKNMKKKILFVVTSHDKKGDTGEETGYYLGEVSHPWEVLHKAGYEIDFVSPKGGTPPVDGFDLKDPANKEFWESKDKSKIDQSLQPSQVNPNDYSTIFYAGGHGAMWDFADNTELSKIASKIYENGGIVAAVCHGPAGLVNIKLDNGKYLVDGKKINAFTNEEEAEVKLTNVVPFLLEDKLKERDAKFEKSGLWQNHVVTDQRVITGQNPQSAKSVGEAILKELKK from the coding sequence ATGAAAAAATTAGCATTATTAATTCTTGCATTATTTACAGTAGGATTCGTACAATCACAAACCAAAAAATCTAAAAATATGAAAAAGAAAATTCTGTTTGTCGTGACCAGTCATGACAAAAAAGGTGACACCGGCGAAGAAACCGGATATTATCTTGGTGAAGTTTCGCATCCTTGGGAAGTTCTTCACAAAGCCGGTTACGAAATTGATTTTGTAAGCCCGAAAGGCGGAACTCCGCCTGTTGATGGATTTGATTTAAAAGACCCTGCCAACAAAGAGTTTTGGGAAAGTAAAGACAAAAGTAAAATCGACCAATCTTTACAGCCTTCACAAGTAAATCCAAATGATTATTCTACCATTTTTTATGCAGGAGGTCACGGCGCAATGTGGGATTTTGCAGACAATACAGAATTATCAAAAATTGCTTCAAAAATTTATGAGAATGGAGGAATTGTAGCTGCAGTTTGTCACGGTCCGGCCGGTTTGGTCAATATTAAATTGGATAACGGTAAATATTTGGTTGATGGTAAAAAAATCAACGCTTTTACCAATGAAGAGGAAGCTGAAGTAAAATTAACAAACGTAGTTCCTTTCCTTTTGGAAGATAAATTGAAAGAAAGAGATGCAAAATTTGAAAAATCTGGACTTTGGCAAAATCATGTCGTGACAGACCAAAGAGTAATTACAGGACAAAATCCGCAATCTGCAAAAAGTGTGGGAGAGGCTATTTTAAAGGAATTAAAAAAATAA
- a CDS encoding aldo/keto reductase encodes MQYRKLGNTDLELSVITHGAFAIGGNMWGGNEKQDSINSIHASLDHGVTSIDTAPFYGFGLSEEMIGEAIKGKDRSKIQLLTKFGLVWDGSNNGKGEFFFDANDDGKIIPVYKFASKENIIKEVEESLKRLGTDHIDLLQLHWPDSTTPISETMEAMELLIQQGKIRAAGVSNYSVEQMEEANQTFKLASNQVSYSMLNRVIENDLVPYSLENNSGIIVYSPMERGLLTGKYFKEDQLKENDHRNGYFSQFDLDKVKNFLEKIEPIAQDKGATLSQLVLRWTTLQPAISVVLAGARNAQQSIENAKAMSFDLSQEELNFINSELSQL; translated from the coding sequence ATGCAATATAGAAAATTAGGAAACACAGATCTAGAACTTTCAGTGATCACTCACGGAGCGTTCGCAATCGGTGGCAATATGTGGGGTGGAAATGAAAAACAAGATTCAATCAACTCAATTCATGCTTCTCTAGATCATGGTGTAACTTCCATTGACACCGCACCTTTTTATGGTTTCGGATTGAGTGAGGAAATGATCGGTGAAGCTATCAAAGGAAAAGACCGTTCGAAAATTCAGTTGTTAACAAAATTCGGATTGGTTTGGGATGGAAGCAATAATGGAAAAGGTGAATTTTTCTTCGATGCAAATGATGACGGCAAAATAATTCCCGTGTACAAGTTTGCTTCAAAAGAAAACATTATCAAAGAAGTTGAGGAAAGTTTAAAAAGATTGGGAACAGATCACATTGATCTTTTACAATTGCATTGGCCAGATTCTACAACTCCGATCAGTGAAACGATGGAAGCGATGGAATTGCTGATTCAACAAGGAAAAATTCGTGCAGCAGGTGTTAGTAATTATTCTGTTGAGCAAATGGAAGAAGCCAATCAAACATTCAAATTAGCAAGCAATCAGGTTTCTTACAGCATGCTGAACCGGGTAATTGAAAATGATTTAGTTCCCTATTCTTTAGAAAATAATTCGGGAATTATCGTTTACAGTCCAATGGAAAGAGGCCTTTTAACCGGAAAATATTTTAAAGAAGATCAATTAAAAGAAAACGATCACAGAAACGGATATTTCTCACAATTCGATTTAGATAAAGTAAAAAATTTCTTAGAAAAAATAGAACCTATTGCACAAGACAAAGGAGCTACTCTTTCTCAACTGGTATTGCGTTGGACAACTTTACAACCCGCAATTTCAGTAGTTTTAGCAGGAGCAAGAAACGCTCAACAATCCATTGAAAATGCAAAAGCGATGTCTTTCGATCTATCTCAGGAAGAATTGAATTTTATTAATTCTGAGCTATCTCAACTTTGA